The following proteins come from a genomic window of Methylorubrum populi:
- a CDS encoding PTS fructose transporter subunit IIC, with protein sequence MAQLLAVVGGGDLSTHAVLAAEALRRAAGRRNTPIALELRGKGTSSNPLPEAAIAEARAVLLVGEGDLGEGRFGALHRARAAIEDVLTDVNAVFDRLSAGAEAPSPAASAAAGPNKAGPKRIVAITSCPTGIAHTFMAAEGIQAAAQALGHDVRVETQGSVGARDALTAPEIAAADIVLIAADTGVDRTRFAGKRVYATNTKAAIRDGKGLIATALAEAQMQPAGGTEATADGPARPAAAETKAGAYKHLMTGVSFMLPFVVAGGLLIALAFAVGGIDAMKPENAGTLGYALGEIGAKAAFALIVPALAGYIAYSIADRPGIAPGMIGGMLAANLQAGFLGGIAAGFIAGYTARFLNRHIRLHKNLEGLKPVLILPLLATTITGLLMVYVVGVPVAAVLAALTDWLKGMQGASALVLGLVLGGMMAVDMGGPINKAAYASAAALLSSGVDAPMAAVMLGGMTPPLGIALATRLFPSRFTAPEREAGGAAAVLGVAFITEGAIPFAAADPLRVIPSMVAGSAVAGAIALTSGVTLKVPHGGLFVLPIPNAVTNVTGALIALAVGTLVTGLLVGLLKKRTA encoded by the coding sequence ATGGCACAGCTTCTGGCCGTGGTGGGAGGCGGAGACCTTTCCACCCACGCCGTCCTCGCCGCCGAGGCCCTGCGCAGGGCGGCCGGGCGGCGAAACACCCCCATCGCCCTCGAACTCCGCGGCAAGGGCACGAGCAGCAACCCGCTCCCCGAGGCGGCCATCGCCGAGGCGCGGGCCGTGCTGCTCGTCGGCGAAGGCGATCTCGGCGAGGGCCGCTTCGGGGCGCTGCACCGGGCCCGCGCGGCGATCGAGGACGTGCTCACCGACGTCAACGCCGTGTTCGACCGCCTGAGCGCCGGGGCGGAGGCCCCCTCCCCCGCCGCCTCCGCGGCGGCCGGTCCCAACAAAGCCGGTCCCAAAAGAATCGTGGCGATCACCTCCTGCCCCACCGGCATCGCCCACACCTTCATGGCGGCGGAAGGCATCCAGGCGGCGGCCCAGGCGCTGGGCCACGACGTCCGCGTCGAGACGCAAGGATCGGTCGGCGCCCGCGACGCGCTGACGGCGCCGGAGATCGCCGCGGCCGATATCGTGCTCATCGCCGCTGATACGGGGGTCGACCGCACCCGCTTTGCCGGCAAACGGGTCTACGCCACCAACACCAAGGCGGCGATCCGCGACGGCAAGGGCCTGATCGCCACCGCGCTTGCCGAGGCGCAGATGCAGCCGGCCGGCGGCACCGAGGCGACGGCCGACGGCCCCGCCCGCCCGGCGGCAGCCGAGACGAAGGCCGGCGCCTACAAGCACCTGATGACCGGCGTCTCGTTCATGCTGCCCTTCGTGGTGGCGGGCGGCCTGCTGATCGCGCTCGCCTTCGCCGTCGGCGGCATCGACGCGATGAAGCCGGAGAATGCCGGCACGCTCGGCTACGCGCTCGGCGAGATCGGCGCCAAGGCGGCCTTCGCCCTGATCGTGCCGGCGCTGGCCGGCTACATCGCCTATTCCATCGCCGACCGGCCGGGCATCGCGCCGGGCATGATCGGCGGCATGCTGGCGGCGAACCTCCAGGCGGGCTTTCTCGGGGGCATCGCGGCGGGTTTCATCGCCGGCTACACCGCGCGCTTCCTCAACCGGCACATTCGGCTGCACAAGAATCTGGAGGGCCTGAAACCCGTCCTGATCCTGCCGCTGCTGGCCACCACGATCACCGGCCTGCTGATGGTCTACGTCGTCGGCGTGCCGGTGGCGGCCGTGCTCGCCGCGCTCACCGACTGGCTCAAGGGCATGCAGGGGGCGAGCGCCCTGGTGCTCGGCCTCGTCCTCGGCGGGATGATGGCGGTCGATATGGGCGGGCCGATCAACAAGGCCGCCTACGCCTCCGCCGCCGCACTGCTCTCCTCGGGCGTCGATGCGCCGATGGCAGCGGTGATGCTCGGCGGCATGACGCCCCCGCTCGGGATCGCGCTGGCCACCCGCCTGTTCCCGTCCCGCTTCACCGCGCCGGAGCGCGAGGCCGGCGGCGCGGCGGCCGTGCTCGGGGTCGCCTTCATCACAGAGGGCGCGATCCCGTTTGCCGCTGCCGACCCGCTGCGGGTGATCCCCTCCATGGTCGCGGGCTCGGCGGTCGCGGGCGCCATCGCCCTGACCTCGGGCGTCACCCTCAAGGTGCCCCATGGCGGCCTGTTCGTGCTGCCGATCCCCAACGCCGTCACCAACGTGACGGGCGCCCTGATCGCGCTCGCCGTCGGCACCCTCGTGACCGGACTGCTAGTCGGCCTCCTCAAGAAGCGGACCGCCTGA
- a CDS encoding carbohydrate porin: protein MNAGKAAWAALGLGTMLGIGAAPAEAQDRPAPPGLAQAENGAPALVRRPALRRIARRAPPPRPFGNDGSAAAAADVLGQTATPPALPPGTFDLGNGLSFLLNYTGQAAANPIGGIRQGSAYAGQLFFGIDGDLQRLAGIEGGSFHVAVTNRHGRNLANDVIGNNTSVQEIFGGGQTTRLTLLSYQQKLFDNRLDIEVGRLVANINFLNSPIYCNFQTNSACGNPTFVFKTSNFTFWPVASWGGHAKAWLTDRVFFHVGAYEVNPLHQQPGDNGLDFSTKGATGAIVPFELGYSTTFANDELPRNYGIGGWIDRSDYTDPVRDVAGGRAVLTGLSPATRFGRSGIYARFDQMVWRPDPKGIQGLTLFGVAMAGTGGRLVEDYFLEIGALQTGTFAGRPYDTVGFVINTQAFSPLALGNIEAAQASLGLFRAIPRQQIMMELNYGLQVTPAIRLTPNLQYIVNPDQTRFPYYPKNIPDAFVIGAKLSVDLFTLAGLAKGPGSP, encoded by the coding sequence ATGAACGCTGGGAAGGCAGCATGGGCCGCACTCGGCCTCGGCACGATGCTCGGGATCGGCGCGGCGCCGGCCGAAGCGCAGGACCGACCCGCGCCGCCGGGCCTCGCGCAGGCGGAGAACGGGGCGCCCGCCCTCGTCCGGCGCCCGGCCCTGCGCCGGATCGCGCGGCGGGCACCGCCGCCCCGGCCCTTCGGCAATGACGGCAGCGCCGCGGCGGCGGCCGACGTGCTCGGCCAGACCGCGACGCCCCCCGCCCTGCCGCCGGGGACGTTCGATCTCGGCAACGGCCTGTCGTTCCTCCTGAACTATACGGGACAGGCGGCGGCCAACCCGATCGGCGGCATCCGCCAGGGCTCGGCCTACGCCGGGCAGCTCTTCTTCGGCATCGACGGCGACCTGCAGCGGCTCGCCGGGATCGAGGGCGGCTCGTTCCACGTCGCGGTCACCAACCGCCACGGCCGCAACCTCGCCAACGACGTCATCGGCAACAACACGAGTGTGCAGGAGATCTTCGGGGGCGGCCAGACCACGCGGCTGACGCTGCTCTCCTATCAGCAGAAGCTGTTCGATAACCGACTCGACATCGAAGTCGGGCGCTTGGTGGCGAACATCAACTTCCTCAACTCGCCGATCTACTGCAACTTCCAGACGAACTCCGCCTGCGGCAACCCGACCTTCGTGTTCAAGACCTCGAACTTCACCTTCTGGCCGGTGGCGAGCTGGGGCGGGCACGCCAAGGCGTGGCTGACCGACCGGGTGTTCTTCCATGTCGGCGCCTACGAGGTGAACCCGCTGCACCAGCAGCCCGGCGACAACGGCCTCGACTTCTCGACCAAGGGCGCAACCGGCGCGATCGTGCCGTTCGAACTCGGCTACTCCACGACGTTCGCCAACGACGAACTGCCCCGGAACTACGGTATCGGCGGCTGGATCGACCGCTCCGACTACACGGATCCGGTGCGCGACGTGGCGGGCGGCCGGGCGGTGCTGACGGGGCTGTCCCCCGCCACCCGCTTCGGTCGCTCGGGCATCTACGCCCGCTTCGACCAGATGGTCTGGCGCCCCGACCCGAAGGGCATCCAGGGCCTGACCCTGTTCGGCGTCGCCATGGCCGGCACCGGGGGCCGGCTGGTCGAGGATTACTTCCTGGAGATCGGCGCGCTGCAGACCGGCACCTTCGCCGGGCGGCCCTACGACACGGTGGGCTTCGTCATCAACACCCAGGCGTTCAGCCCGCTGGCCCTCGGCAACATCGAGGCGGCGCAGGCCTCGCTGGGCCTGTTCCGCGCGATCCCGAGGCAGCAGATCATGATGGAGCTGAACTACGGGCTGCAGGTCACGCCGGCGATCCGGCTGACGCCGAACCTGCAATACATCGTCAACCCGGACCAGACCCGGTTTCCGTACTACCCGAAGAACATCCCCGACGCCTTCGTCATCGGCGCCAAGCTCTCGGTGGACCTGTTCACCCTGGCCGGCCTCGCCAAGGGGCCGGGCAGCCCATGA
- a CDS encoding penicillin-binding protein 1A: MNAILIKLFATALTLSQVTTRPDAVRTQFDPAKDGAEVVAILRDGCAHMRKSFDIEDINLDELISTAMEDPSAVAGDNAPKILHGLDLNELNTSYKQFCKGENPANSPFEAGAVIAFYNNAVKDLPSAEALRDIKLPSASVILDAAGKPYSETFETHGRRLVVPISGVPDLVQKAFVAAEDKRFYQHHGIDERGVIRAFVGNLASPGRPAGGSTITQQVVKNLSVGDDVTYERKIREMIVASRLERLQTKPQILGLYLNGIYLGRGAYGIEMAARSWFGKSVGALTLPEAALLAGLPKGPNYYSPDKYPERARERRAYVLSRMKEEGTITEAQMNAAMASDLGIKPPDVARQDSGFYLVDHVAREARTFAGLESLTSASYTVRATVNAGLQSALENALQEGLATYERGTGRARYEGPELNLSEAIKRIEAAAPAPEPAAEPTPAPEPKKGARKAAAAKAPAKPAVQPAWQRALISARPPLYDVRWPLAVVLQTGKNGTRVGLPDGRVASLEPGPARGKLQLYDAVRVRLREGKGNLRADLRVRPTVQGAALVLENRTGKILAMSGGFSYPLSQLNRVTQTVRQPGSTLKPLTYLAALNAGLQPNTLVMDSAVTLPPIGGVGDSWSPKNYDGGGSGATTIRRGLEFSKNLVTARLLQGGIAPKAPDSLQRVCDIALEAQLYAECERYYPFVLGAQPVRMIDLASFYAAIANEGARPSAYALEAVERDGKPVYSHPDKAPVRIGSADRVAFYQLKTMLQGVTQHGTAAALSGISSYVAGKTGTSENENDAWFAGFSNEITVVVWAGYDNADGVRRTLGRGQTGGHVAVPIAKAIFQAAWANGVARTPLAPPSPEAKALIADLPIEPRSGQRVAGGGFIEHFRLKGGQVADTQYALVPRETLFAMRPDAEDGDYGNAEDGADVAGDLFGNLPGGRRPTEDPFAQRRSAETDDPWGLRRDRREEPQAWPGRDRYGQVNPVPFGSPFDDDGGSRARQRRRDPDYLFGDDPGY; encoded by the coding sequence ATGAACGCCATCCTGATCAAGCTGTTCGCGACCGCGCTGACCCTGTCACAGGTCACGACGCGGCCCGACGCGGTGCGAACCCAGTTCGACCCCGCCAAGGACGGCGCGGAGGTCGTGGCGATCCTGCGCGACGGCTGCGCCCACATGCGCAAGTCCTTCGACATCGAGGACATCAACCTCGACGAGCTGATCTCCACCGCCATGGAGGATCCGAGCGCGGTGGCGGGCGACAACGCGCCCAAGATCCTGCACGGGCTCGATCTCAACGAGCTGAACACGAGCTACAAGCAGTTCTGCAAGGGCGAGAACCCGGCCAATTCCCCCTTCGAGGCGGGGGCGGTGATCGCCTTCTACAACAACGCCGTGAAGGACCTGCCCTCGGCCGAGGCCCTGCGCGACATCAAGCTGCCCAGCGCCAGCGTGATCCTCGATGCGGCGGGCAAGCCCTATTCCGAGACCTTCGAAACGCATGGGCGCCGCCTCGTCGTGCCGATCAGCGGCGTGCCCGACCTCGTGCAAAAGGCCTTCGTCGCGGCGGAGGACAAGCGCTTCTACCAGCATCACGGCATCGACGAGCGCGGGGTGATCCGCGCCTTCGTCGGCAACCTCGCCTCGCCGGGGCGCCCGGCCGGCGGCTCGACCATTACGCAGCAGGTGGTCAAGAACCTCTCGGTGGGCGACGACGTCACCTACGAGCGCAAGATTCGCGAGATGATCGTGGCCTCGCGGCTGGAGCGGCTCCAGACCAAGCCGCAGATCCTCGGGCTCTACCTCAACGGGATCTATCTCGGCCGCGGCGCCTACGGCATCGAGATGGCCGCGCGCAGCTGGTTCGGGAAGTCGGTGGGCGCCCTCACACTCCCCGAGGCCGCCCTGCTCGCCGGCCTGCCGAAGGGCCCGAACTACTACAGCCCCGACAAGTATCCCGAGCGGGCGCGGGAGCGGCGCGCCTACGTGCTCAGCCGGATGAAGGAGGAGGGCACGATCACCGAGGCGCAGATGAATGCCGCGATGGCCTCGGATCTCGGCATCAAGCCGCCGGACGTCGCGCGCCAGGATTCCGGCTTCTACCTCGTCGATCACGTCGCCCGCGAGGCGCGCACCTTCGCCGGGCTCGAGTCGCTCACCAGCGCGAGCTACACCGTGCGCGCTACGGTGAATGCCGGCCTGCAGAGCGCGCTGGAGAACGCGCTGCAGGAGGGGCTCGCCACCTACGAGCGCGGCACCGGCCGCGCCCGCTACGAGGGGCCGGAGCTGAATCTTTCCGAAGCGATCAAGCGGATCGAGGCCGCCGCACCCGCGCCGGAGCCCGCCGCCGAGCCGACGCCCGCCCCCGAGCCGAAGAAGGGCGCGCGGAAGGCGGCCGCCGCGAAGGCGCCGGCCAAGCCCGCGGTGCAGCCTGCTTGGCAGCGCGCGCTGATCTCCGCCCGGCCGCCGCTCTACGACGTGCGCTGGCCGCTCGCCGTCGTGCTCCAGACGGGCAAGAACGGCACCCGGGTCGGTCTACCCGATGGACGGGTCGCGAGCCTGGAGCCCGGCCCGGCGCGGGGAAAGCTCCAGCTCTACGATGCCGTGCGGGTGCGCCTGCGCGAGGGCAAGGGCAACCTCCGCGCGGATCTCCGGGTGCGCCCCACCGTGCAGGGCGCGGCCCTCGTGCTGGAGAACCGGACCGGAAAGATCCTGGCGATGAGCGGGGGCTTCTCCTACCCCTTGAGCCAGCTCAACCGGGTGACGCAGACCGTGCGCCAGCCGGGCTCGACCCTGAAGCCGCTGACCTATCTCGCCGCGCTGAACGCCGGGCTCCAGCCCAACACCCTGGTGATGGATTCCGCCGTGACCCTGCCGCCGATCGGCGGGGTCGGCGATTCCTGGTCGCCCAAGAACTACGATGGCGGCGGCTCCGGGGCGACGACGATCCGGCGCGGGCTCGAATTCTCGAAGAACCTCGTGACCGCCCGCCTGCTCCAGGGCGGCATCGCACCCAAGGCCCCCGACAGCCTGCAGCGGGTCTGCGACATCGCGCTGGAGGCCCAGCTCTACGCCGAGTGCGAGCGCTACTATCCCTTCGTGCTCGGCGCCCAGCCGGTGCGGATGATCGATCTGGCGAGCTTCTACGCCGCCATCGCCAATGAGGGCGCGCGCCCCAGCGCGTACGCCCTCGAGGCGGTCGAGCGCGACGGCAAGCCGGTCTACAGCCATCCCGACAAGGCACCGGTGCGGATCGGCTCGGCCGACCGGGTCGCGTTCTACCAGCTCAAGACCATGCTCCAGGGCGTGACCCAGCACGGCACCGCCGCGGCGCTCTCGGGCATCTCGTCCTACGTTGCCGGAAAGACCGGCACGTCGGAGAACGAGAACGACGCGTGGTTCGCCGGCTTCTCGAACGAGATCACCGTCGTGGTCTGGGCCGGCTACGACAACGCCGACGGCGTGCGCCGCACCCTCGGCCGCGGCCAGACCGGCGGCCACGTCGCGGTGCCGATCGCCAAGGCGATCTTCCAGGCGGCCTGGGCCAACGGCGTGGCGCGCACGCCGCTGGCGCCGCCCTCGCCCGAGGCGAAGGCGCTCATCGCCGACCTGCCGATCGAGCCGCGGAGCGGCCAGCGCGTGGCCGGCGGAGGCTTCATCGAGCATTTCCGCCTCAAGGGGGGCCAAGTCGCCGACACCCAATACGCGCTGGTGCCCCGCGAGACGCTCTTCGCCATGCGGCCCGATGCCGAGGACGGCGATTACGGCAATGCCGAGGACGGGGCGGATGTCGCCGGCGACCTCTTCGGCAACCTGCCGGGCGGGCGCCGGCCCACCGAAGATCCCTTCGCGCAGCGGCGCAGCGCCGAGACGGACGATCCCTGGGGCCTGCGCCGGGACCGCCGGGAGGAACCGCAGGCCTGGCCCGGCCGCGACCGCTACGGGCAGGTCAACCCGGTGCCGTTCGGCTCGCCCTTCGACGATGACGGCGGCTCCCGCGCCCGCCAGCGCCGTCGCGATCCCGACTATCTGTTCGGCGACGATCCCGGCTACTGA
- a CDS encoding flagellin, which translates to MSSSVTLSAATRQNLLSLQDTAGLTATTQNRLATGLKVSSALDNPVNFFTAQSFSSRSGDLGALLDSISNGIQTIQAANQGITSIQKLIDSAKSTANQALSTQITTTGTATSDFAASTTSSTTVNFYVNGVTKSATIASNATIDQAITALNSAAGTNVTMFSKDTTGKKIVLNASSAVEFKATGDQAALGFAQGSTSTANKYGSSNDAISAGSDLTVSGVDARKKLSEQYNSLLTQITQLAKDSSFNGVNLISNGDPSNKLHIAFNERDTANLDVQGQDLTADGLKLTPITGNSGSSVNGQGSFLLDTDIKGTLSGLTKASDTLRTASSTFGSNLSVVQNRQDFTKRIVNILDTGAANLTNADLNEEAANSQALSTRQSLGISALSLANQAQQGILQLLR; encoded by the coding sequence ATGTCTTCCAGCGTCACACTTTCCGCCGCCACCCGTCAGAACCTGCTCTCGCTGCAGGACACCGCGGGCCTGACGGCCACGACCCAGAACCGCCTCGCCACAGGCCTCAAGGTCTCCTCCGCCCTCGACAATCCCGTCAACTTCTTCACCGCGCAGTCCTTCAGCAGCCGGTCGGGCGACCTCGGCGCGCTGCTCGATTCGATCTCGAACGGCATCCAGACGATCCAGGCGGCCAACCAGGGCATCACCTCGATCCAGAAGCTGATCGACTCGGCCAAGTCCACCGCCAACCAGGCGCTCTCGACCCAGATCACCACCACCGGCACCGCGACCAGCGATTTCGCCGCGTCCACGACCTCCTCCACCACCGTCAACTTCTACGTCAACGGTGTGACCAAGTCGGCGACCATCGCCTCCAACGCGACGATCGATCAGGCGATCACGGCGCTGAACTCGGCGGCCGGCACCAACGTGACGATGTTCTCGAAGGATACGACTGGCAAGAAGATCGTGCTGAACGCCAGCTCCGCGGTCGAGTTCAAGGCGACCGGCGACCAAGCCGCCCTCGGCTTCGCCCAGGGTAGCACGAGCACGGCCAACAAGTACGGCTCCAGCAACGACGCCATCTCCGCCGGCAGCGACCTGACCGTGTCGGGTGTCGACGCCCGCAAGAAGCTGTCCGAGCAGTACAACAGCCTGCTGACGCAGATCACGCAGCTCGCCAAGGATTCGAGCTTCAACGGCGTGAACCTGATCAGCAACGGCGATCCGTCCAACAAGCTGCACATCGCCTTCAACGAGCGGGACACCGCTAATCTCGACGTGCAGGGCCAGGACCTGACGGCGGATGGCCTGAAGCTGACCCCGATCACCGGCAACTCGGGTTCCTCGGTGAACGGTCAGGGCAGCTTCCTGCTCGACACCGACATCAAGGGCACGCTCTCCGGCCTGACCAAGGCCTCCGACACCCTGCGCACGGCGAGCTCGACCTTCGGCTCGAATCTCTCCGTGGTGCAGAACCGGCAGGACTTCACCAAGCGGATCGTCAACATCCTCGATACCGGTGCGGCGAACCTGACCAACGCCGACCTCAACGAGGAGGCGGCCAACTCTCAGGCGCTCTCGACGCGTCAGTCGCTGGGCATCTCGGCGCTGTCGCTCGCCAATCAGGCGCAGCAGGGCATTCTTCAGCTCCTGCGCTGA
- a CDS encoding flagellin: MSSGITLSASTRQNLLSLQDTAGLTATTQNRLATGLKVSSALDSPVNFFTAQNLSNRSTDLGGLLDGISNGIQAIQAANQGITSIQKLIDSAKSTANQALSTQITTTGTATSDFAASTTSSTTVNFYVNGVTKSATIASSSTIDQAITALNSAAGTNVTMFSKDTTGKKIVLNASSAVEFKATGDQAALGFAQGSTSTANKYGSSNDAISAGSDLTVSGVDARKKLSEQYNSLLTQITQLAKDSSFNGTNLISNGDPSNKLHIAFNEKDSSNLDVQGQDLTADGLKLTSITGNSGSSVNGQGNFLLDTDIKGTLTKLGSASDTLRSASSTFGSNLSVVQNRQSFSKNLINVLDTGAANLTNADLNLEAANSQALSTRQSLGISALSLANQAQQSILQLLR; encoded by the coding sequence ATGTCCTCCGGTATCACGCTTTCGGCCTCCACCCGTCAGAACCTGCTCTCGCTGCAGGACACCGCGGGCCTGACGGCCACCACCCAGAACCGCCTCGCCACAGGCCTCAAGGTCTCCTCCGCCCTCGACAGCCCCGTCAACTTCTTCACCGCGCAGAACCTGTCGAACCGCTCGACCGATCTCGGCGGCCTGCTCGACGGCATCTCGAACGGCATCCAGGCGATCCAGGCGGCCAACCAGGGCATCACCTCGATCCAGAAGCTGATCGACTCGGCCAAGTCCACCGCCAACCAGGCGCTCTCGACCCAGATCACCACCACCGGCACCGCGACCAGCGACTTCGCCGCGTCCACGACCTCCTCCACCACCGTCAACTTCTACGTCAACGGTGTGACCAAGTCGGCGACCATCGCCTCCAGCTCGACGATCGATCAGGCGATCACGGCGCTGAACTCGGCGGCCGGCACCAACGTGACGATGTTCTCGAAGGATACGACTGGCAAGAAGATCGTGCTGAACGCCAGCTCCGCGGTCGAGTTCAAGGCGACCGGCGACCAAGCCGCCCTCGGCTTCGCCCAGGGCAGCACGAGCACGGCCAACAAGTACGGCTCCAGCAACGACGCCATCTCCGCCGGCAGCGACCTGACCGTGTCGGGGGTCGACGCCCGCAAGAAGCTGTCCGAGCAGTACAACAGCCTGCTGACGCAGATCACGCAGCTGGCCAAGGATTCGAGCTTCAACGGCACCAACCTGATCAGCAACGGCGATCCGTCCAACAAGCTGCACATCGCCTTCAACGAGAAGGACAGCTCCAACCTCGACGTGCAGGGCCAGGACCTGACGGCGGACGGCCTGAAGCTGACCTCGATCACCGGCAACTCAGGTTCCTCGGTGAACGGTCAGGGCAACTTCCTGCTCGACACCGACATCAAGGGCACCCTGACCAAGCTGGGTTCGGCCTCCGACACCCTGCGCTCGGCGAGCTCGACCTTCGGTTCGAACCTCTCCGTGGTGCAGAACCGGCAGAGCTTCTCGAAGAACCTGATCAACGTGCTCGATACCGGTGCGGCGAACCTGACCAACGCCGACCTCAACCTGGAAGCGGCCAATTCCCAGGCGCTCTCGACCCGCCAGTCGCTGGGCATCTCGGCGCTGTCGCTGGCTAACCAGGCACAGCAGAGCATCCTCCAGCTCCTGCGCTGA
- a CDS encoding flagellar biosynthesis repressor FlbT: MALRIELKPQERLIINGALIRNGDRRSTFVIENQCKFLRESEIITETEADTAAKRLCVTLQFIYLADNPPEAEDLFVRQATEIMKASPSMGPYILAIQDELSARQYHRAIKRGRELIAYERHLLDHLETSQEAANSAHS; the protein is encoded by the coding sequence ATGGCTCTGCGCATCGAACTGAAGCCTCAGGAGCGGCTGATCATCAACGGCGCGCTGATCCGCAACGGCGACCGCCGCTCGACCTTCGTGATCGAGAACCAGTGCAAGTTCCTGCGCGAGAGCGAGATCATCACGGAGACCGAGGCCGACACCGCCGCCAAGCGGCTCTGCGTCACGCTCCAGTTCATCTACCTCGCCGACAACCCGCCGGAGGCCGAGGACCTGTTCGTGCGCCAAGCTACCGAGATCATGAAGGCGTCGCCGAGCATGGGCCCCTACATCCTCGCGATTCAGGACGAACTCTCGGCACGGCAATACCACCGCGCGATCAAGCGCGGGCGCGAGTTGATCGCCTACGAGCGTCACCTCCTCGATCATCTCGAGACGAGCCAGGAGGCGGCCAACTCCGCACACAGCTGA
- a CDS encoding DUF3606 domain-containing protein, which produces MVQQASDEGHAVSGDPAQVVLDAPRDRAYWARRFEVSTEQVQAAVEAVGSDAARVAAHLGKPWPYEKSGVV; this is translated from the coding sequence ATGGTGCAGCAAGCGTCCGACGAAGGACATGCGGTGAGCGGAGATCCCGCCCAGGTGGTGCTCGACGCACCGCGCGACCGTGCCTACTGGGCGCGCCGGTTCGAGGTCTCGACCGAGCAGGTCCAGGCGGCGGTCGAGGCGGTCGGCTCCGACGCGGCCCGGGTCGCCGCCCATCTCGGCAAGCCCTGGCCCTACGAGAAGAGCGGCGTCGTCTGA
- a CDS encoding acyltransferase family protein, whose protein sequence is MTAAPIAATRPLRPLPEEAARLAWVDVAKGLCIILVVMMHSTLGTGEALGGEGFLHDVVEFARPFRIPDFFLLSGLFLGRVIDRDWRLFADRRVVHFAYFYALWVVIQSLFKAGSIVAGAEGPADKLAAFGLHLAEALVVPYSTLWFVYLLAVFSVVTKLLHRRVPPVLLLVAAAVLQILPTSGLPELLDEFCERYVYFLGGYLFAEWIFRFADRVRERATLALAGLALWAVLEAAFVFTPTGIESLPTLARLPVVSLGLGTVGALAIVAFAALMTRAGGPVTAALRACGERSIVIYLGFFLPMALTRTLIAKFNGAHPDLALDVGLASLVVTAAAVTVPLAFARLVRGTRLDFLFRRPAAFHIAPAPAAPSRLRPAPVAPREA, encoded by the coding sequence ATGACCGCAGCGCCGATCGCGGCCACCCGTCCCCTCCGCCCGCTTCCCGAGGAGGCTGCCCGCCTCGCCTGGGTCGATGTCGCCAAGGGCTTGTGCATCATCCTCGTCGTGATGATGCACTCGACGCTCGGCACTGGCGAGGCGCTCGGCGGCGAGGGCTTCCTGCACGATGTCGTCGAGTTCGCCCGGCCGTTCCGGATCCCTGATTTCTTCCTGCTCTCGGGACTCTTCCTCGGCCGGGTGATCGACCGCGACTGGCGCCTGTTCGCGGACCGGCGGGTGGTCCACTTCGCCTATTTCTACGCGCTGTGGGTGGTGATCCAGTCGCTGTTCAAGGCCGGGTCGATCGTCGCCGGGGCGGAGGGGCCGGCGGACAAGCTCGCCGCCTTCGGCCTCCACCTCGCCGAGGCGCTGGTGGTGCCCTACTCGACGCTGTGGTTCGTCTACCTGCTCGCCGTGTTCTCGGTGGTGACGAAGCTGCTTCACCGGCGGGTGCCGCCGGTCCTGCTGCTCGTCGCGGCGGCCGTGCTGCAGATCCTGCCGACGAGCGGCCTTCCCGAACTGCTGGACGAATTCTGCGAGCGCTACGTCTACTTCCTGGGCGGCTACCTCTTCGCCGAATGGATCTTCCGCTTCGCCGACCGGGTGCGCGAGCGGGCGACCCTGGCCCTTGCCGGCCTCGCCCTGTGGGCGGTGCTCGAGGCCGCGTTCGTGTTCACGCCGACGGGAATCGAGAGTCTTCCGACACTCGCGCGCCTGCCGGTGGTGAGCCTCGGTCTCGGTACGGTCGGCGCGCTCGCCATCGTCGCCTTCGCCGCGCTGATGACCCGGGCCGGCGGGCCGGTGACCGCCGCCCTGCGCGCCTGCGGCGAGCGGTCCATCGTGATCTATCTCGGCTTCTTCCTGCCGATGGCGCTGACCCGCACCCTGATCGCCAAGTTCAACGGGGCTCACCCCGATCTCGCCCTCGATGTCGGGCTCGCGAGCCTGGTCGTCACCGCGGCGGCGGTCACGGTGCCGCTCGCCTTCGCGCGGCTGGTGCGCGGCACCCGTCTGGACTTCCTGTTCCGGCGGCCGGCCGCCTTCCACATCGCGCCCGCACCGGCCGCCCCGTCGCGTCTGCGGCCCGCGCCGGTGGCCCCGCGCGAGGCGTGA